From a single Anaerolineaceae bacterium oral taxon 439 genomic region:
- a CDS encoding ABC transporter ATP-binding protein has protein sequence MIRFENVSFHYGGETGTGEGVDAIDLEIGDGEVVVLCGESGCGKTTITRLANGLAPHYYEGTMSGRVMIDDICVNETPLSSIAAFVGSIFQNPKSQFFNIETESEMAFGCENLEMEPGEIRRRIQAAVREMQLEPLMRRNIFELSGGEKQQIACGSVYTADPKIYVMDEPSSNLDKKAIHRLHDLMMKMKASGKTMIISEHRLYYLMDIADRFVYIRNGRIVRSIPIEEMRAFTDAELGELGLRCTDLRRIQLSSGLEAFKTVTEKDWAGNKPALEGIDLSCARGNARILDIDRLALPTNSIVAVIGDNGSGKSTLAETLCGVIPSDGSVSYNGVFLSRKDRARKSFMVMQDVNRQLFSESVAAELTLNTDATDGKVDEILNGLGLSELKSRHPASLSGGQKQRVAIATALCAGKDILFYDEPTSGLDRLGMERFGRLLRELREQVNLSIIITHDPELILSCCTHVLHLADGRVQSLYPLNDEGVRRLRFYFLSRNGDSSSRRREKTTAIGKIVSYMGTNKRTTIFAGLLMLLGTIASVIPYLLIYRLISALLTGTPLTLRASVPLILAVLGCEILYASTYTYGLQLSHRAAFRTLENIRLYLKDRMEEKPFGQILDIGTGAIKKLFTDDIEAIELILAHMIPEGFANLIVVAVVLLVMTAIDWQLMLLTCLAVGLGISVSAQMFAIGVEKMGSYFAATKRLNNTIIEFVNGMEVIRVFNRQGESGEKYESRVKSYRDFALGWYRVCWPWMALYGSLFSTITLYSLPFGLLMILLGALSAADYILILCLSFGISPLLIRMMSFIGAIPNVNMKLQALEKAMDYPALKTGAGAFESDRHDVEFKNVTFAYKDAEVLKCVSFVAAEGRLTALVGASGSGKSTAAKLLAHYYDVSEGGISIGGQDIRTLQSEALNAQIAYLSQDIFLFNKTILENIRIGRPDATDDEVMEAARKAQCEEFISELENGYETVAGEAGNKLSGGQKQRIAFARAILKDAPIIILDEATAFVDPENERKIAEAIREIIRGKTVIVIAHKLRSIMNADQILVLENGRIRAAGKHDDLLKSDPVYANLWTLSESASGWVLKEREVRG, from the coding sequence ATGATCCGATTTGAGAACGTCAGCTTTCATTACGGTGGGGAAACCGGAACCGGCGAGGGCGTCGACGCGATCGATCTGGAGATCGGCGACGGCGAAGTTGTCGTGCTTTGCGGCGAGAGCGGCTGCGGAAAGACGACGATAACGCGCCTGGCGAACGGCCTCGCGCCGCATTATTACGAAGGGACGATGAGCGGGCGCGTGATGATCGACGATATTTGCGTGAATGAAACGCCGCTGTCGTCGATTGCCGCGTTTGTCGGCAGTATTTTCCAAAATCCGAAGAGCCAGTTTTTTAATATAGAAACCGAAAGCGAGATGGCGTTCGGTTGTGAAAACCTGGAGATGGAGCCCGGGGAGATTCGCCGAAGGATCCAGGCCGCCGTCCGGGAAATGCAGCTGGAGCCGTTGATGCGGCGGAATATTTTCGAGCTTTCCGGCGGCGAGAAACAGCAGATTGCCTGCGGATCGGTTTATACCGCGGATCCGAAGATTTACGTCATGGATGAGCCGTCTTCGAATCTGGATAAAAAAGCGATTCACCGGCTTCATGACCTGATGATGAAAATGAAGGCGTCCGGGAAAACGATGATCATCTCGGAACACCGGCTTTATTATCTGATGGATATTGCGGACCGCTTCGTTTATATCCGGAACGGGCGGATCGTCCGGAGCATTCCGATCGAGGAAATGCGCGCGTTTACCGACGCGGAGCTGGGCGAACTTGGGCTGCGTTGTACTGATTTACGAAGAATTCAGCTTTCGTCCGGCCTCGAAGCGTTTAAAACGGTGACGGAAAAGGATTGGGCGGGGAATAAGCCGGCGCTGGAAGGCATCGATCTGAGCTGCGCCCGTGGGAATGCCCGGATTCTGGATATCGATCGGCTTGCGCTGCCGACGAACAGTATTGTCGCCGTTATCGGCGACAACGGCAGCGGGAAGAGCACGTTGGCGGAGACGCTTTGCGGCGTGATCCCGAGCGACGGGAGCGTTTCGTATAACGGCGTCTTCCTGTCGCGGAAGGACCGGGCCAGGAAAAGTTTTATGGTCATGCAGGACGTCAACAGGCAGCTGTTTTCCGAGAGCGTCGCGGCCGAATTAACGCTGAATACCGACGCGACGGATGGAAAGGTCGACGAAATCCTGAACGGGTTGGGGCTGTCTGAACTGAAATCGCGTCATCCGGCTTCGCTTTCCGGCGGCCAGAAGCAGCGGGTCGCGATTGCGACCGCGCTTTGCGCCGGGAAGGATATTCTCTTCTACGATGAACCGACGAGCGGTCTGGATCGCCTGGGGATGGAACGGTTTGGCCGATTGCTCAGGGAGCTTCGGGAGCAGGTCAATTTATCGATTATTATCACGCATGATCCGGAGCTGATTCTTTCCTGCTGTACGCATGTCCTGCATCTCGCTGACGGACGCGTCCAATCGCTGTATCCGTTGAACGACGAGGGCGTCAGGCGGCTCCGCTTTTATTTTCTTTCGCGGAATGGCGACAGCTCGAGCCGGCGCCGCGAAAAGACGACGGCGATCGGAAAAATCGTCAGCTATATGGGGACGAATAAGCGGACGACGATTTTTGCCGGGCTGCTGATGCTGCTGGGGACGATCGCGAGCGTCATCCCATACCTGCTGATTTACCGGTTGATTTCCGCGCTGCTGACAGGGACGCCGCTGACGCTGCGCGCGTCAGTTCCGTTGATCCTGGCGGTTTTGGGCTGTGAAATCCTGTATGCGTCGACGTATACCTATGGCTTGCAGCTTTCTCATCGCGCCGCGTTCCGGACGCTTGAAAATATCCGGCTCTACCTGAAAGACCGGATGGAGGAGAAGCCCTTCGGCCAGATCCTTGATATCGGAACCGGAGCGATTAAGAAGCTGTTTACCGACGATATCGAGGCGATCGAACTCATCCTGGCGCATATGATTCCGGAAGGGTTCGCGAATCTGATCGTTGTCGCCGTCGTGCTGCTGGTCATGACGGCGATCGATTGGCAGCTGATGCTGCTGACCTGCCTGGCCGTGGGCTTGGGAATCAGCGTTTCGGCCCAGATGTTCGCGATTGGCGTGGAGAAAATGGGGAGTTATTTCGCCGCGACGAAACGGCTGAATAACACGATTATCGAATTTGTCAATGGAATGGAGGTCATCCGCGTATTCAATCGTCAGGGGGAATCCGGCGAAAAGTATGAGAGCCGGGTTAAGAGTTACCGGGATTTCGCGTTAGGCTGGTATCGGGTCTGTTGGCCGTGGATGGCGCTGTACGGGAGCCTTTTTTCGACGATAACGCTTTATTCTCTCCCGTTCGGACTTCTCATGATTCTGCTGGGGGCGCTGAGCGCGGCGGATTACATCCTGATTTTATGCCTGAGCTTCGGGATCAGTCCGCTCCTGATCCGGATGATGTCGTTTATTGGCGCAATCCCGAACGTCAACATGAAGCTCCAGGCGCTCGAAAAGGCGATGGATTATCCGGCGCTGAAAACGGGCGCGGGCGCGTTCGAATCGGACCGGCATGACGTGGAGTTTAAAAATGTGACGTTCGCGTATAAGGACGCCGAAGTTCTGAAGTGCGTTTCGTTTGTCGCTGCGGAAGGGCGGCTGACCGCGCTGGTCGGCGCTTCCGGAAGCGGGAAGAGTACGGCTGCGAAGCTGCTTGCGCATTACTATGACGTCAGCGAGGGCGGGATATCGATCGGCGGGCAGGATATCCGCACGCTCCAAAGCGAAGCGCTCAACGCGCAGATCGCTTACCTGTCGCAGGATATTTTCCTCTTTAATAAAACGATTCTCGAAAATATTCGGATCGGACGGCCGGATGCGACGGATGACGAGGTGATGGAAGCGGCGCGGAAGGCACAATGCGAAGAGTTCATCTCAGAGCTCGAGAATGGCTATGAAACGGTCGCCGGCGAGGCGGGGAATAAGCTCTCCGGCGGGCAGAAACAGCGGATCGCGTTCGCGCGGGCGATTCTTAAAGACGCGCCGATTATTATTCTGGACGAGGCGACCGCGTTCGTCGATCCGGAAAACGAACGGAAAATCGCGGAAGCGATCCGCGAGATTATTCGTGGGAAAACGGTTATCGTCATTGCGCATAAGCTTCGATCGATCATGAACGCGGATCAGATTCTCGTTCTCGAAAACGGACGAATCCGCGCGGCGGGGAAGCATGACGATCTGCTCAAGTCAGACCCGGTTTATGCGAATTTATGGACCCTGTCCGAAAGCGCGTCCGGTTGGGTTCTTAAGGAGCGGGAGGTAAGAGGATGA
- a CDS encoding PTS sugar transporter — MGKTVAVLGSSGGNLYSQGGNDPKRMFSEIFTQTRSAGMDIACVLFISTDKSMDGIAMDAKARLYTLSGEAVEPGEEKTLAEVNQDAKRLDSELAAKIDAGEIDGLIVMSCDPAGVNQEAIAAAARKQLPVVGTGGTSIANAQKLGARVISASGTTGTTNRTRAVAFVSALASEWNLKYMPIIGAAAASAAGDNIWKRINFRGMMMASLPGFIAMALCLALSKVPFLAPLENAFNILIGALPVLIAAIAAKQVSGLDEVGIVAGIVAGTLSVEGGIIGGLASGILAGVFSYYIILQCLRWKFPGTTANIAAGGLGGLAAGLIGMYLIAPVALWLGNGIKTVIESALAFNPMIAGALAGLLIWPAIIGGVYHAAILPIVLLEMEATGYSFLGAIDMTGLVMVSAGITLANMIAPKGKGDRAVALTGFLINMGFGTFVEAAYPFMFSSRKVFASALIAATVSGALVGLFDVKGIAYVPSILAPTMANEGKGLYFALAMLAALLIACVLTILVNELSDKKPAGS; from the coding sequence ATGGGAAAAACGGTAGCAGTTCTTGGCAGCAGTGGGGGGAATTTATATTCCCAGGGCGGAAACGACCCGAAGCGGATGTTTTCCGAGATCTTTACACAGACGAGATCGGCTGGTATGGATATTGCCTGTGTTTTGTTTATCAGTACGGACAAAAGCATGGATGGTATCGCGATGGACGCGAAGGCGAGGCTGTATACGCTGAGCGGGGAGGCGGTCGAGCCCGGCGAAGAGAAAACGCTGGCGGAGGTTAATCAGGACGCGAAACGGCTCGACTCGGAGCTGGCGGCGAAGATCGACGCCGGCGAGATCGATGGGCTGATCGTGATGAGCTGTGACCCGGCCGGCGTCAATCAGGAGGCGATCGCCGCCGCGGCCCGGAAACAGCTCCCCGTCGTCGGGACCGGCGGGACGTCGATAGCCAACGCGCAGAAGTTGGGCGCGCGGGTCATATCCGCGTCCGGTACGACCGGGACGACGAACCGGACGCGGGCGGTCGCGTTCGTTTCCGCGCTGGCGAGCGAATGGAACTTGAAGTACATGCCGATTATCGGGGCTGCGGCGGCTTCCGCGGCGGGGGACAATATCTGGAAACGGATTAATTTCCGCGGGATGATGATGGCTTCGCTTCCCGGATTTATTGCGATGGCGCTCTGTCTCGCGCTGAGCAAGGTCCCGTTTTTAGCGCCGCTCGAAAACGCGTTTAATATTCTGATCGGCGCGCTGCCGGTCCTGATCGCCGCGATCGCCGCGAAGCAGGTTTCGGGGCTGGACGAGGTTGGGATCGTCGCCGGGATCGTCGCCGGAACGCTGTCGGTCGAGGGGGGAATTATCGGTGGGCTTGCGAGCGGAATCCTTGCGGGCGTCTTTTCTTACTATATTATCCTGCAATGTCTCCGCTGGAAATTCCCCGGGACGACCGCGAATATCGCCGCCGGCGGGCTTGGCGGGCTGGCGGCCGGGCTGATCGGGATGTACCTGATTGCGCCTGTGGCTTTATGGCTTGGGAACGGAATCAAGACGGTTATCGAGTCGGCGCTGGCGTTTAACCCGATGATCGCGGGGGCGCTGGCGGGGCTGCTGATCTGGCCGGCGATTATCGGCGGCGTTTATCATGCCGCAATTTTACCGATCGTTCTTCTGGAGATGGAAGCGACGGGATACAGCTTCCTTGGGGCGATCGATATGACCGGGCTTGTCATGGTTTCGGCTGGGATCACGCTGGCGAATATGATCGCGCCGAAGGGGAAAGGCGATCGGGCGGTCGCGCTGACCGGCTTCCTGATTAACATGGGCTTTGGGACGTTTGTCGAGGCGGCGTATCCGTTCATGTTTTCCAGCAGGAAGGTATTCGCTTCTGCGCTGATCGCGGCGACGGTCTCGGGCGCGCTGGTCGGGCTTTTCGACGTTAAGGGTATTGCGTATGTCCCGTCGATTCTGGCGCCGACGATGGCGAACGAGGGGAAAGGGCTTTATTTCGCGCTGGCGATGCTGGCGGCGCTGCTGATTGCCTGCGTCCTGACGATTTTGGTAAATGAACTATCGGATAAAAAGCCGGCGGGATCGTAA
- a CDS encoding histidine biosynthesis protein: MITNDMQLRMKKGIAKVHAALELGGGHTILSTGITGDDSRLAKAVCDVGVKMVEPNHPAVALARGHKGVTTMHAAERIRYEITVAQMAEVTRGVRAVVPDDVYITVGIPGGFTEIVPMPLRDEDFTMMALAGADGLHTHKSSLRDLESIVETAHRYGLLVDAYIGMTTDLHTFGLPADTPEDVYRTAREMESIGTDMIGLMTGMSYEGVQAGEIHPMIKERLNALVDAVQVPTLAEGGINTTNFKAFKDTKVNILVIGTSIDKMVEKAAQEAVRSFLKY; encoded by the coding sequence ATGATAACGAACGATATGCAGTTGAGAATGAAAAAAGGAATCGCGAAGGTTCATGCCGCGCTGGAGCTCGGCGGCGGGCATACGATCTTGAGTACGGGGATTACCGGCGACGACAGCCGGCTGGCAAAGGCGGTTTGCGACGTCGGCGTAAAGATGGTCGAGCCGAATCATCCGGCGGTCGCTTTAGCGCGCGGGCATAAGGGCGTGACGACGATGCATGCCGCCGAGCGGATCCGCTACGAAATTACGGTCGCGCAGATGGCAGAGGTTACGCGCGGCGTTCGAGCCGTCGTTCCGGACGACGTCTATATTACGGTCGGGATTCCCGGCGGTTTTACCGAAATCGTCCCGATGCCGCTGCGGGATGAGGATTTTACGATGATGGCGCTTGCCGGCGCCGACGGGCTGCATACGCATAAATCCTCGCTCAGGGACCTTGAATCGATCGTTGAAACGGCGCATCGCTACGGGCTTCTGGTCGACGCTTATATCGGGATGACGACCGATCTGCATACGTTTGGACTTCCGGCCGACACGCCGGAAGACGTTTACCGAACCGCCAGGGAGATGGAAAGTATCGGTACTGATATGATTGGTCTGATGACCGGAATGAGCTACGAGGGGGTACAGGCCGGCGAGATTCATCCGATGATTAAAGAAAGGCTGAACGCGTTGGTCGATGCCGTCCAGGTCCCGACGCTTGCCGAGGGCGGGATCAATACCACGAACTTCAAAGCATTTAAGGATACGAAGGTGAATATTCTCGTGATTGGAACGTCGATCGATAAGATGGTTGAAAAGGCTGCGCAGGAGGCGGTCCGCTCGTTCCTGAAGTATTAG
- a CDS encoding ABC transporter permease, with protein sequence MISMVRRILSFSGKYAGRIRAAYPIAFLKSVFMNAPIMVAVALLPAVVGGTVTLRMTLIAALTLSGCLLAQSLLQYFTDRLQSGAGYEVFSDKRIEFGNHLRRLPMGYFSAGNIGRISTILSQDMVFIEEQGMMTIAGIVGDIFSQVILTAFLFTIDVRVGLAALATVLIAVAVGRVLTKVAFEKSTGRQAAIEDLTSAVLEYTEGFGVIRSYGMTGRGAKDIEASFRGIRDANLAFEASYVPYERALQILYAMGMTAILALSIYLTQRGTLPAASFIGVLLFLFSFFAPLKHLYNQATLMTIMTNSLDRIEEVFAEKEIDDDGAAEFSPGSGHDASDMAHEIEFRGVSFAYENEAVLKDISFTADKGQLIALIGSSGSGKTTIANLLARFWDISEGEILVRGKNIQSIPMASLMGMLSMVFQKVYLFEDTVYNNIAMGRPGATQAEVIEAARKARCYDFIMELPYGFETVIGAGGASLSGGEAQRISIARCILKDAPIIILDEATASIDADNEAFIQQALTELCREKTTVVIAHRLNTVRNADRLLVLDRGELREAGTHEELLALDGIYSRMALAGMDLPGWNER encoded by the coding sequence ATGATTTCCATGGTTCGCAGGATACTCAGCTTTTCGGGAAAATACGCGGGCCGGATCCGCGCGGCTTACCCGATCGCGTTCCTTAAGTCGGTCTTCATGAATGCGCCGATCATGGTCGCTGTCGCGTTGCTGCCGGCGGTGGTCGGCGGGACGGTGACGCTGCGGATGACGCTGATCGCGGCGTTAACGCTGTCAGGCTGCCTCCTGGCGCAGTCGCTTCTTCAGTATTTTACGGATCGGCTTCAGTCCGGGGCCGGATACGAAGTTTTCAGCGATAAACGGATCGAATTCGGGAATCACCTGCGCCGGCTTCCGATGGGGTATTTCAGCGCCGGGAATATTGGACGGATCAGTACCATTCTGTCGCAGGACATGGTCTTTATCGAGGAGCAGGGCATGATGACGATCGCGGGTATCGTCGGCGATATCTTTTCACAGGTGATCCTGACCGCTTTCCTCTTTACGATTGACGTCCGGGTCGGCCTGGCGGCGTTGGCGACCGTGCTGATCGCCGTTGCTGTCGGGCGAGTCCTGACGAAGGTTGCGTTCGAAAAATCGACCGGGCGGCAGGCGGCGATCGAAGACCTGACTTCGGCCGTGCTGGAATATACGGAGGGCTTCGGCGTTATCCGGAGCTACGGTATGACCGGGCGCGGCGCGAAGGATATCGAGGCGAGCTTCCGAGGGATCCGGGACGCGAACCTGGCGTTCGAAGCGTCGTACGTCCCGTACGAACGCGCGCTTCAAATTCTGTACGCGATGGGGATGACCGCGATTCTGGCGCTCAGTATTTACCTGACGCAGCGCGGAACGCTGCCGGCGGCGAGTTTTATCGGCGTTCTTCTCTTTTTATTTAGCTTTTTTGCCCCGCTGAAACACCTGTACAATCAGGCGACGCTGATGACGATCATGACCAACAGTCTGGATCGGATCGAGGAGGTTTTTGCCGAGAAGGAGATCGACGACGACGGCGCGGCTGAATTCTCTCCCGGCTCAGGACATGATGCGTCAGACATGGCGCATGAGATCGAATTCCGCGGCGTTTCGTTCGCGTATGAGAACGAGGCTGTCTTGAAAGATATTTCTTTTACCGCGGACAAGGGGCAGCTCATCGCGCTCATCGGCAGCTCCGGAAGCGGAAAGACGACGATCGCGAACCTGCTGGCGCGATTCTGGGATATCTCAGAGGGCGAGATTCTTGTTCGCGGAAAGAATATCCAATCGATTCCCATGGCGTCGCTGATGGGAATGCTCAGCATGGTATTCCAGAAGGTCTATCTTTTCGAGGATACGGTTTACAACAATATCGCAATGGGCCGTCCGGGCGCGACGCAGGCAGAGGTTATTGAGGCGGCGAGGAAGGCGCGCTGTTACGATTTTATTATGGAGCTTCCCTACGGCTTCGAGACGGTCATCGGCGCGGGCGGCGCGAGTCTTTCCGGCGGCGAAGCGCAGCGCATCTCGATTGCGCGCTGTATCCTCAAGGACGCGCCGATTATTATTCTGGACGAGGCGACGGCGAGTATCGACGCGGACAACGAGGCGTTTATTCAGCAGGCGCTGACGGAGCTCTGCCGTGAAAAGACGACAGTCGTCATCGCGCACCGGCTGAATACGGTCCGGAACGCGGATCGCCTTCTCGTTCTGGACCGTGGCGAGCTGCGCGAGGCAGGGACGCATGAGGAGCTGCTCGCGCTGGACGG
- a CDS encoding cobalt ABC transporter permease, which translates to MDFEIYGDDSGAVLKLDPRVKILIFFAGSAVVLNSFRLTPQYLYGAFLCAILALCGKKMDGLKFFCLWTFLIFFRICVTSSGKGHPIFVSLATGVVALILFSMPILLSLSLLLRTTRINHLLSALQAMHMPAFVIIPFAVLLRFIPTVQDEWNGIRKAMAFRNISLEPGAIVRAPMKTVEYILIPLLFSCVAVIEEMTATALARGLDSEKKRTSYETVRMTAADYIVIALLIGIVIFAMIFGKDGPFL; encoded by the coding sequence ATGGATTTTGAAATCTATGGCGACGATTCCGGCGCTGTATTGAAGCTCGACCCGCGGGTCAAAATCCTGATCTTTTTTGCGGGGAGCGCGGTTGTATTGAATAGCTTCCGGTTGACTCCTCAGTATCTTTATGGCGCATTTTTATGCGCCATTTTAGCGCTTTGCGGGAAGAAAATGGATGGTCTGAAGTTTTTTTGTCTTTGGACCTTCCTGATTTTCTTTCGGATTTGCGTTACTTCTTCGGGAAAGGGTCATCCCATTTTTGTTTCGCTGGCCACGGGTGTCGTTGCGCTGATCCTGTTCAGCATGCCGATTCTTCTGTCGCTGTCGCTGCTGCTTCGGACGACGCGGATTAATCATCTGCTGTCCGCGCTGCAGGCGATGCATATGCCGGCGTTCGTGATTATCCCTTTCGCGGTCCTGCTCCGGTTTATTCCGACGGTTCAGGATGAGTGGAACGGGATCCGCAAGGCGATGGCTTTCCGGAATATTTCGCTGGAGCCGGGCGCGATTGTCCGGGCGCCGATGAAGACGGTTGAATATATCCTGATCCCGCTGCTGTTCAGCTGCGTCGCGGTCATCGAGGAAATGACGGCGACGGCGTTGGCGCGCGGATTGGACAGCGAGAAAAAACGAACATCTTACGAAACCGTGCGCATGACGGCGGCGGATTATATCGTTATCGCGCTGCTGATTGGGATCGTTATTTTCGCGATGATTTTCGGAAAGGACGGACCGTTCTTATGA